In Vibrio mangrovi, the DNA window AGCTGGCCCGCAAAGAAAAGATTATGGGATTCGGTCATGCAGTCTACCGGGAATGTGATCCCCGGAACGCACTGATTAAACAGTGGTCCCGGCGTTTATCACAGCAGGTTGGCGATCATCATCTCTATGCAGTTTCAGAACGTGTGGAAGCGGTGATGAAACGGGAGAAGGGATTATTCTGTAATGCCGACTTCTACCACGCATCCGCCTATCACTTTATGGACATTCCTACGCCGCTGTTTACACCGATATTCGTCATCAGCCGTTTGACCGGCTGGGCCGCACATGTCTTCGAACAGCGGGAAAACAACCGGATTATCCGTCCGAGTGCCGATTATCAGGGACCTGAGCATCAACACTGGATTCCTATTGAACAGCGTTAACCAAGGACAGACGAATGAGTCAGAATGTAGATTTCAATCAACGGCAACAACCAGACGCGTTACTGGTTCAGATTGCCGATTATGTGGACAATCAAGTTATTGCATCACAGGAGGCTTATCAGACAGCGCGTAATTGTCTGATCGATACGCTGGGATGTGGTTTGCTTGCATTACGTTTTCCCGAATGTACTAAGCATTTAGGTCCTACAGTACCGGGAATGACTGTGCAGCATGGTGCCAGAGTTCCGGGGACATCTCATGAACTTGATCCGGTTACTGCAGCATTCAATATCGGTTGTATGATTCGCTGGCTTGATTTTAACGACACCTGGCTGGCAGCTGAGTGGGGGCATCCGTCTGACAATCTGGGGGGAATTCTGGCAACGGCTGATTATCTGAGCCGGGTTGCTGTTTCTCAGGGAAAAGCACCACTGGTGATGAAAGATGTCCTGACCGCGATGATCAAAGCCCATGAAATTCAGGGTGTTCTGGCATTGAAGAATAGCTTTAACCGAGTTGGCCTTGACCATGTACTCTTGGTACGTGTTGCGTCAGTTGCGGTTGTTACCAAGATGCTTGGCGGTGACCGGCAGCAAATCATTGATGCATTGTCTCAGGCTTGGGTTGATGGTTGTTCGCTCCGGACTTACCGTCATGCGCCGAATGCTGGATCCCGTAAATCATGGGCCGCCGGTGATGCAACCTCACGAGCGGTACGACTGGCGTTGATCACCATGAAAGGTGAGATGGGAATTCCGACAGTCCTTTCGGCACCGCAATGGGGGTATTACGACGTGCTGTTTAAAGGAGAGGCTTTTGATATTGCTCAGGACTTTTCCAGCTATGTCATGGAGAATGTACTGTTCAAAATTTCTTTTCCGGCAGAATTTCATGCTCAGACTGCCGTTGAATGTGCTGTCGGGTTACATCCACAGGTTAAGAACCGGATTGATGACATTGACCGGATTGAAATCACGACCCACGAGTCGGCAATCCGGATTATTTCTAAAGTCGGTGAACTGGCAAACCCGGCCGACAGGGATCACTGCCTGCAATACATGACAGCAGTACCGCTGCTGTATGGTGATTTGGTCGCCGAACATTACGAAGATAGCTTCCATCTCGGCGATCCCCGGATCGATCAGCTCCGGGATAAAATGGTGATTCAGGAAGATTCCCGCTACAGCCGGGAATATCTGGAACCCGATAAACGTTCAATTGCCAATGCGATTCAGATTTTCTTCAAGGATGGTTCACAGACTGAAAAAGTGGAAGTGGAATATCCGATTGGGCATCGTCGTCGCAGAGAAGAGGGAATTCCGGTTCTGGAGAAAAAATTTATCCGTAATTTGCAGACTCGTTTTCCACAGGGACGCGTCGATGCCATTACAGCATTGTGTCTGGATCAGGCAAAACTGGAGCAGATGCCGGTTGATGAATTCATGACACTGTTTGTGATCAATTAACTTCCCAAAGTAGCCCGGTATCAGGAGATACCGGCCACCGACAATGGGGGAAATGATGTCTACATATGAACGAGAATATCAATTTGCCAAAAATCATCCTGAGCAGTTCTGGGCCGCAAAGGCTGAGCAACTGGACTGGTTTCAAAAGCCTGAGACTATTCTCAGCCGGGATGAAAATCAGATCGAACGCTGGTTCCCTGACGGTATCATGAATACGTCCTGGCTGGCCTTAGATTATCACTGCCAGCAGGGACGGGGAGAACGGACGGCGCTGATTTATGATTCTCCGGCAACCGGTGCCCGGAAACAGTGGTGTTACCGGGAATTGCGGGATGATGTCGCGAAAGTTGCCGGGATGCTGGCAGCCAGAGGAGTGACGCAGGGTGATCGGGTGGTTATCTATATGCCGATGATTCCGGAAGCAGTGATGGCCATGCTCGCCTGTGCCCGTCTCGGAGCGATCCATTCTGTTGTGTTTGGTGGCTTTGCACCGAATGAATTGGCCGTCAGAATCGAAGATGCTGAGCCGAAAGTGTTGATCACAGCTTCATGCGGGATTGAGTTCAGTAAGGTCATTCCCTACAAGCCGATGGTTGATAAAGCGATTATGGATAGTCGCTGGAAGCCCGAGCATGTGATTGTCGTACAACGCCCGGAGTCTCCGGCTCTGCTGAATAAAGAAAGAGATGCGGACTGGCAAGTATTATTTGAGGGTGCATTACCACATGAATGTGTCCCGGTACGGGCGACGGATCCGCTGTATATCCTCTATACATCCGGAACCACCGGGAAACCGAAAGGTGTGGTGCGGGATAATGGCGGACACGCCGTGGCAATGAAATACTCGATGTCGGCAATTTATCACATGCCGCAGGATGGTGTTTTCTGGGCGGCTTCCGATGTTGGCTGGGTTGTCGGTCACTCTTATATTGTCTATGGACCGCTGATCCATGGTTGTACAACCATTCTCTATGAAGGCAAGCCGGTCCGGACACCGGATCCGGGCGCTTTCTGGCGGGTTTGCGATGAATATCAGGTTGATGTTCTGTTTTCTGCACCAACAGCGTTCAGGGCGATCAAGAAAGAAGATCCGCAGGGAGAGTTTATCCGCCGTTATTCGCTGGAGCGCCTGCAAGCAATTTTTATGGCCGGAGAGCGTCTTGATCCACCGACGCTTGAGTGGGTTCAGTCTCATACCCATAAACCGGTGATCGACCACTGGTGGCAGACTGAAACTGGCTGGGCAATTTCCGGTAATCCGCTGGGAATTGAACCAATGCCGGTAAAACCGGGCTCGTCAACTAAAGCGACACCGGGTTATGTAGTTGAAATTCTCGACGAGCAGGGGCAGCATCAGCCATGTTGTCAGCAAGGGTATGTTGCGCTCAAGCGTCCTTTGCCTCCGGGATGTCTGCCAACCGTCTGGCGTAATCATGATCGGTTTGAGTCAGGTTATCTCAGCCAGTTTCCGGGTTACTATGTCTCCGGTGATGGCGGATATATCGATGAAGACGGTTATCTGTTTATCATGGGCAGAATCGACGATGTTATCAATGTTGCCGGACACCGTTTATCCACAGGAGAAATGGAAGAAGTCGTCGGGTCACATCCGGCGGTTGCCGAGTGTGCTGTTGTCGGGATTCACGATGAACTGAAAGGGCAGTTGCCTCTCGGACTGGTTGTACTGAAAAACGGAACGAAAATGGATATACACCAACTGGAGTCGGAACTGATCGGGCAGGTCAGGGAACAGATTGGAGCCATTGCCTGTTTTCACCATGCGGTTGTGGTTGAGCGATTGCCGAAAACCCGTTCCGGAAAGATTCTGCGTCGGGTGATCCGGCAGATTGCCGACGGGGAAAACTATACGGTTCCTTCTACCATTGATGACCCGGCAAGTTTGTCTGAGCTGGAGAATACATTGCATCATCAGAAAAGCGGATGACTGGCAGGTATTTCACTATTGTAAGTTAAAGA includes these proteins:
- a CDS encoding bifunctional 2-methylcitrate dehydratase/aconitate hydratase, whose protein sequence is MSQNVDFNQRQQPDALLVQIADYVDNQVIASQEAYQTARNCLIDTLGCGLLALRFPECTKHLGPTVPGMTVQHGARVPGTSHELDPVTAAFNIGCMIRWLDFNDTWLAAEWGHPSDNLGGILATADYLSRVAVSQGKAPLVMKDVLTAMIKAHEIQGVLALKNSFNRVGLDHVLLVRVASVAVVTKMLGGDRQQIIDALSQAWVDGCSLRTYRHAPNAGSRKSWAAGDATSRAVRLALITMKGEMGIPTVLSAPQWGYYDVLFKGEAFDIAQDFSSYVMENVLFKISFPAEFHAQTAVECAVGLHPQVKNRIDDIDRIEITTHESAIRIISKVGELANPADRDHCLQYMTAVPLLYGDLVAEHYEDSFHLGDPRIDQLRDKMVIQEDSRYSREYLEPDKRSIANAIQIFFKDGSQTEKVEVEYPIGHRRRREEGIPVLEKKFIRNLQTRFPQGRVDAITALCLDQAKLEQMPVDEFMTLFVIN
- a CDS encoding propionyl-CoA synthetase, producing MSTYEREYQFAKNHPEQFWAAKAEQLDWFQKPETILSRDENQIERWFPDGIMNTSWLALDYHCQQGRGERTALIYDSPATGARKQWCYRELRDDVAKVAGMLAARGVTQGDRVVIYMPMIPEAVMAMLACARLGAIHSVVFGGFAPNELAVRIEDAEPKVLITASCGIEFSKVIPYKPMVDKAIMDSRWKPEHVIVVQRPESPALLNKERDADWQVLFEGALPHECVPVRATDPLYILYTSGTTGKPKGVVRDNGGHAVAMKYSMSAIYHMPQDGVFWAASDVGWVVGHSYIVYGPLIHGCTTILYEGKPVRTPDPGAFWRVCDEYQVDVLFSAPTAFRAIKKEDPQGEFIRRYSLERLQAIFMAGERLDPPTLEWVQSHTHKPVIDHWWQTETGWAISGNPLGIEPMPVKPGSSTKATPGYVVEILDEQGQHQPCCQQGYVALKRPLPPGCLPTVWRNHDRFESGYLSQFPGYYVSGDGGYIDEDGYLFIMGRIDDVINVAGHRLSTGEMEEVVGSHPAVAECAVVGIHDELKGQLPLGLVVLKNGTKMDIHQLESELIGQVREQIGAIACFHHAVVVERLPKTRSGKILRRVIRQIADGENYTVPSTIDDPASLSELENTLHHQKSG